The Mesorhizobium sp. AR10 genome includes the window CGTGTCAGATGGTACAGGCCTTGCTTCGTCTCGGCCAGAGCGGCGAAGCTGCGATGCCGGCAGCACTTCTCGCGCGAAAAATGCTGTGACTTGGTGCAACCATTGGGATAATTGTTTGTTGGGTCGGACCGGGCCATGACATCGGCAGGTCAAGCGGAAATTTGCATCACGGGGAGTTGCCATGCTCTGGAAGGGCCGCCGTCAGAGTGAGAATGTCGAGGACCAGCGCAGCGGCAGTGGCGGCGGTGGGTTCGGCGGCGGCAGCCCCGGCCAGTTCCGCATCCCGATCGGCGGACGCGCCGGCGGCGGTTCGAGCATCTTTATCGTGATCCTGGTTGTCCTTGCCGGATGGTATTTCGGCTTCGATCCGTCGCAGATTCTCGGCGGCGATGACGGCAGCGTGACGCCGGGTGGCGGCGGTCAGATCACCGACAACAGCGGCGGGCAGGACGGCGCGCCCGCTTCCGACGAGATGAAGCAGTTCGTTTCGACGGTTCTGGCCGAAACCGAGGAGACCTGGACAGGCATATTCCAGGCCGAAGGCTTGAAATATGAAGACCCGAAGCTGGTTCTGTTCAGCGGCCAGATTCGCTCGGCCTGCGGCTTTGCCTCGGCGGCGTCCGGTCCGTTCTATTGTCCCGGCGACCACAAGGTCTATCTCGACACCACCTTCTTCCAGCAGCTCGATCAGCAGTTCGGCGCGTCGGGCGATTTCGCCCAGGCCTATGTCATCGCGCATGAGATCGGCCACCACGTGCAGAACCTCACCGGCATCCTGCCCAAGTTCAACCAGATGCGGCAGCAGATGGGCGAGGCCGAGGCCAACCATATGTCGATGCAGGTCGAACTTCAGGCTGATTGCTTCGCCGGTGTCTGGGCGCATTTCACCGCCCAGAAAGGCATTCTGGAACAGGGTGACATCGAGGAAGCACTGAACGCAGCCCAGAAGATCGGCGACGACACGCTGCAGAAGAAGATGCAGGGCTATGTCGTGCCGGAAAGCTTCAACCATGGCACGTCGCAGCAGCGGCAGACCTGGCTGGCGCGCGGCTACAAGAGCGGCAAGCTTTCGGATTGTGACACGTTCAACAACCCGATCTGAGGCGTTGGGACTTTCCTGACGACCGGCACATTTCCGACCTTTCATCACGGCAACTGATGTCAGGATGAGAATGCTTGGCGTGTTCCTCCATTGTTCCAAGAGGTGGGCTCGCCTATAACGAGCCTCCGAGGAGCCGACGCCATCATGATCGAAGCCAAAACCGCCAGGCGGGGCCTTGCGCTTGTTTTCACCACGCTGCTGCTCGACATCACCGGCATCGGCATCATCATGCCGGTGCTGCCGACCTACCTCAGGGAATTAACCGGCGTCAGCGTCAGCGAGGCGGCGATCGAGGGCGGCTGGCTGTTCTTCGTCTATGCCGCCATGCAGTTCCTGTTTGCGCCGTTGATGGGCAATCTCAGCGATCGCTTCGGGCGCCGGCCGATCCTGCTGGCTTCGGTGCTGACCTTCGCCATCGACAATCTGATCTGCGCTGTGGCCTGGTCGTATTCGATCCTGTTCATCGGCCGGGTGCTGGCCGGCATCAGCGGTGCCAGCTATTCGACGGCTTCCGCCTTCATCGCCGATGTCAGCACCGACGAGAACCGGTCAAAGAACTTTGGGCTGCTCGGTATCGCCTTCGGCATCGGCTTTATCATCGGGCCGGTGCTGGGCGGGCTGCTTGGGACGTTCGGGCCGCGCGTGCCGTTCTGGGGGGCGGCGCTGCTTGCGCTCATCAATTTCATCGTCGGCTGGTTCTTCCTGCCCGAAACGCTCGAGCAGCATCACCGGCGCCGGTTCGAATGGCGGCGCGCCAACCCGCTCGGCGCGTTGAGGCAGATGCGCAACTATCATGGCATCGGCTGGATCGGGCTGGTGTTCTTCCTGATGACGCTTGGCCATATGATGTATCCGGCGGTGTGGTCGTTCATCTGCAGCTACCGCTATGGCTGGAGCGAACAGCAGATCGGTTTCTCGCTCGGCGTGTTCGGCCTGGGCGGCGCGCTGGTGATGGGCTTTGTGCTGCCGCGCGTCATTCCGCGGCTCGGCGAATGGCGTACTGCGGCGATCGGGCTCGCGTTCACGGCGCTCGCCGCCTTTGGCTATGCCGCCGCCTGGAAGGGCTGGATGATCTATGCGGTGATCGTGGTTACCTGCCTTGAGGCGCTGGCCGACCCGCCGTTGCGCAGCCTTGCCGCCGCCAAGGTGCCGCCTTCGGCGCAAGGCGAATTGCAGGGCGCGATGACCAGTCTGTTTTCGATCACCAGCATCATCACGCCGCTGCTCTACACCGGCATATTCGCCTGGTTCACCGGGCCAAGCGCGCCAGTGGTGTTCGGCGGCGCGCCCTTTGTGCTTGGTGGCGTTTTCATGACCCTGGCGCTGGTAGCGTTCATCCTCAAGGTTGAGAAGCCGGTAGTGCCCAGGAACGTCACCACAGCTACGGCGAACGATGGAGCACGGGTATGAGTGACCGCAGGCGCATTGTTCTGACGAAAGGCGCGGTGTCGCTTTCGCGCCTCGTCTTCGGCGCCTGGCGCCTGCTTGATGGTCCGGTGCGACCTGACGCCGAAGCCGTCGCCCGGCTGATCGGCACGGCGGTCGATCTAGGGCTGACCAGCTTCGACCATGCCGACATCTACGGAAACTACGAGGTGGAAGCAGCTTTCGGCGCCGGGCTGGCGCGCTGGAAGGGCAAGCGCGACAGCATCGAGCTGATCTCCAAATGCGACATCATGCTGCAGACCGCAAATCGTCCGGACAACAGGCTGAAGCATTATGACACCAGTGCTGCCCACGTCGTTGCGTCGGTGGAGCGATCGCTGACCAGTCTCGGCACCGACTATCTCGATCTGTTGCTGCTGCACAGGCCGGACCCGCTGATGAATGCCGACGAGACGGCGGCGGCGCTGGCCGGCCTGGCCAAATCAGGCAAGGTGCGGGCAGTCGGCGTTTCCAATTTCACGCCGTCGCAGTTCGACCTGTTGGCTTCGCGGCTGCCTTTCCCGTTGGTCACCAACCAGATCGAGATGTCGGTGCTGAAAACCACGGCGTTGACTGACGGCAGCCTCGACCATGCGCAGCGGCTAGCCTACGCGCCGATGATCTGGTCGCCGCTGGGCGGCGGTTCGCTTTTCACCGGCAATGGTGAACGCGAGGCGCG containing:
- a CDS encoding aldo/keto reductase, with amino-acid sequence MSDRRRIVLTKGAVSLSRLVFGAWRLLDGPVRPDAEAVARLIGTAVDLGLTSFDHADIYGNYEVEAAFGAGLARWKGKRDSIELISKCDIMLQTANRPDNRLKHYDTSAAHVVASVERSLTSLGTDYLDLLLLHRPDPLMNADETAAALAGLAKSGKVRAVGVSNFTPSQFDLLASRLPFPLVTNQIEMSVLKTTALTDGSLDHAQRLAYAPMIWSPLGGGSLFTGNGEREARVRAALAAVAAETGAGDLAVVAIAWLLRHPARLVPVLGTMKPERLAAMVKALDIGLDRQQWFAILEASEGRPVA
- a CDS encoding neutral zinc metallopeptidase, which gives rise to MLWKGRRQSENVEDQRSGSGGGGFGGGSPGQFRIPIGGRAGGGSSIFIVILVVLAGWYFGFDPSQILGGDDGSVTPGGGGQITDNSGGQDGAPASDEMKQFVSTVLAETEETWTGIFQAEGLKYEDPKLVLFSGQIRSACGFASAASGPFYCPGDHKVYLDTTFFQQLDQQFGASGDFAQAYVIAHEIGHHVQNLTGILPKFNQMRQQMGEAEANHMSMQVELQADCFAGVWAHFTAQKGILEQGDIEEALNAAQKIGDDTLQKKMQGYVVPESFNHGTSQQRQTWLARGYKSGKLSDCDTFNNPI
- a CDS encoding TCR/Tet family MFS transporter, translating into MTSLRGADAIMIEAKTARRGLALVFTTLLLDITGIGIIMPVLPTYLRELTGVSVSEAAIEGGWLFFVYAAMQFLFAPLMGNLSDRFGRRPILLASVLTFAIDNLICAVAWSYSILFIGRVLAGISGASYSTASAFIADVSTDENRSKNFGLLGIAFGIGFIIGPVLGGLLGTFGPRVPFWGAALLALINFIVGWFFLPETLEQHHRRRFEWRRANPLGALRQMRNYHGIGWIGLVFFLMTLGHMMYPAVWSFICSYRYGWSEQQIGFSLGVFGLGGALVMGFVLPRVIPRLGEWRTAAIGLAFTALAAFGYAAAWKGWMIYAVIVVTCLEALADPPLRSLAAAKVPPSAQGELQGAMTSLFSITSIITPLLYTGIFAWFTGPSAPVVFGGAPFVLGGVFMTLALVAFILKVEKPVVPRNVTTATANDGARV